Genomic segment of Prochlorothrix hollandica PCC 9006 = CALU 1027:
TATAGAGAAAATTGCCCGATCCACAGGCAGGATCAAGAACCTTGTAGGCTTGGAGTTCCAGTTGTAACGCAGTCAGCTTCGGGATCGTATTAGCCTCCTCAATCCGATCCTCCCAATAGCGGGAAATCGTCGGACGGACAATCTTCATAATGTCCGCTTCTGAGGTGAAATGAATGCCGTGGGCGTGGCGTTCCCGCTGGTCGATCGCCGACTCAAACAAATTACCAAAAATCGCCGGACGCACCTTGCTCCAGTCTTCCAGGGCAGAAGACTCCAGAAACTTGAGTTCCTCCTTGCTCAGTTCCAACGGATGAATCACCGAGAACAAACCGCCATTGAAATAGTCCACCCCTTGATAGCGTCCCGCTGGCGTAATGCCGGGAGTATTCATCTCGCGGAACAAGCCCCCCAGCACATCATAGGAACTCTCCCCCTTGAGGCAATCCTGCACAGAGGCAATAAACAAACTATTGGGCAACAGTCCCCGATCTTCCGCAAACATCGCCAAAACGCATTGCAAAATGAACCGTTGCGCCACCAAGCCATCGACCCCGCGTTTTTTTAGTTCCAGCAGCAACTGCCCCATGCGACGGGCGGCGCGTTCCGTCACCTCCACCTGGTTATTGCGAAACACCGGAGCGCGGTTAACCAGCTCCATAAAACTGAACGCGCTGATGCGTTCCGGCAATTGCGCCAGGGCAATAGTATCTACCGGCGTATCCAGTTGCAGATCAAAGTCAAAAATCCAAAACTCATCGAAATTACAGAGAATGACATAGCGGGGGCGATCGGGCACCAACCTCGTCCAGTATTCAAACACCTGGGAATAGTGCTTATTGAGGTCCTCGCCCCGTTTTTTCATCTCAATCAGCACCCGTGGCTTCCAGACCAGATCGGCAAACCCGGTTTTTCCCGTTTTACTGCCTTTTTTCACCCGTGCTTCATAAACGGCTCCCGCTTCGATCGCCCCTTCATGGCCAAAGGCCCGAAACCAGCGATCCAGAAAAATCTGGGATTCCCCCTTTTCGTCGCCTTTGAGGGTTTGGCAAAATTGCACGAATTTTTGCAGAGATTCAGGGGTAGCAGTCATAGAAACACAGGTGAAGAGGAATCGATCGGCCCAACCTAGTCAAATCATAGGACAATTCTACGGCAAGCCTAGGCCATAGCCCCCACCGACAGCCAGAGGGCAGCGTCTGGAACCCCTGGGATCGGGGATCGATCGCAGATCAGACCGATCGCCCACTCCAACCAGAGCGGGGCGGCGGCGATCGGGGGCGGCTTAAGATTTGTAAGGGACTCTTGGGTATCCGTAGGCACAGGGGATATGACAGGGGATATGACAGGGGATGGGATAGACCCTAGGATAGAACCGTAGAGACCGCCGTGCCGTGCCAGGAAGAGGATCGATGGAATTTAAACCCGATCGCCCCAAAAGACCCCGTTTTCGCCGTCCACGTTCCTTTAGTTCGGTTCTGCATCGGTGGGTTCTGCATCGGTGGGTTCTGCCTCAGTTCGGGGGACCGCGATCGCCCCGTCGCCCCTGGGGTGCCCATCCCCCATCCCTCCGGATTCCGCCCGTTCGACGCTTTGGTCTCTTCTTCAGCCTCAGCCTTGTCTGTACCCTGATCCTAGCCGCCTGCCAACCGGGCAGCAGCAACCGCATCAGCAGCATCACCCCCCCCGTCATTAGCCAAGAAGCCCTGCCCTGGGTAGCCGCCCTCCCTGATCCCCTCCTGCCCGACTGGATCACCGCCATCACCCCCCAGGGCCAAGCCGAACCCCTGGCTCAAATCCGGGTGACCTTTCAAGAACCCCTAATTCCCCTGGAGCAACTGGGCAGCGACGATCAGCAGGACGTATTGCAACACTTTCGCCTCGATCCCCCCCTAGGGGGGCAATTTCGCCTGTTAACCCCCCGCATGGTGGGCTGGCAGGGGGACCAAGCCTTGCCCTTAGCCACCCGGCTGCGCATCACCCTCACCGCCGGCTTAGGGGATTTGGGGGATCATCGCCTCGATCAAGACCTGGCCTGGACCGTGGAAACCCCCGGCATCAAACTGTCGGATCTGCCTCAGACCGAGCCGGAGGAAGACGGGCAGCGACCCCAATATCTCGATCGGGAACCCACCTTAAGCCTGCGCTCCAACGTGCCCCTGCGGGTATCCTCCCTCCAGAACCATGCCCACCTCCAAGGGTCTGATGGCAGCACTGTGGCCCTAGACATTGCCCTGGATCCCGAAGCCGAAACCCGCAATCAGGACTCCGCCGCCGCCCAGTACGATCCAGCCCAAGCCCAGTGGCGCTATCTCCTCAGCCCCCAACAGCCCCTAGCCCTGGCCACCGCCTACACCCTGACCCTAGATCCCGGCCTGGAGCCAGCGGGGGGCAACCTGGTCAGCACCGATACCTACCGCAGCAACGTCAGCACCTATAGCCCCCTCAGGTTTGAGGAACTGGGCAGCTTTGGGCAACCGGATGGGTTTTCAGCGGCGGGCCGCTTCGAGGCGGGGGGACCGGAACTGCGGTTTAATAACGGCCTCGATCGCGAGTCCATTGCCCCCAATCTCAGCCTGGATCCCCCCGCCCTAGCGGATCTGGTCCTGGTGCAAGCCTATGACGGCGATCCCAGTTTTCGCCTCAACCCCTGGGCCTTGGTCCCCGGCCAGCGCTACCACATCACCCTGGGGGGCAACCTCAAGGACGAGTATGGCCAAACCCTGGGGGAACCAGTGACCCTGACCTATACCCCCAGCGATGCCGTGCCCGATCTGTGGGCACCGGAGGGGTTAAGCATTTTCCCAGCGGGCCAAGCCATCGCCCTCCAGGTGTCCAGCATTAACCTAGATCAGGGCTACCGGGCGGTAACGCGGGTGTTGTCGCCCCAGGATGTCATTAACCTGGATGTGGACTATCCCCAGGATCAGGCCGATGAACTGTTGCCCCCAGTGGCCCAATGGAACCGGGTCGATCCCCAGGGCGATCGCAACCAACCCCAAGACACCACCCTGCCCCTGGCCCAGGTTTTGGGTCAAAACACCGGGGTTTTAGCCTATGGCATCCAGGGCCAAACCTATCAGTATGAACAGGATGGAGCCTTGCAATGGCGGGAACCCAGCTTTTATGGGGTGGCCCAGTTAACCAATTTGGGACTGTTTGCCCAATGGTTCCCCGGTTCCGGGTTGGTGCGGGTTCACCACTTGGATACGGGCAAGGCAGCGGCAGGGGTGGCAGTGCAGGTCTATGGGTCCGATCGCAGTGCCCCGCTCCAGTCCACCCCGCCCCCCTGTGCCACGGGTCGCAGTGATGCCACGGGGACGGTGGCGTTTTCAGGGCCAGAATTAGAAGGCTGTTACCGCAGCGCCCAAGCCTTGGAGGATTACCCAGGGGCGGGACCCTCCTTGGTGGTCATCGCCCAAGAAGGGCAGGACTGGGCCTTTACCCACACCCCCCCCGACAGCGGCTCCTCTGGCTTCGGCACCTATACCGCCTGGGATGGGGGTCAGGTGTTGCCCCGGGGGGTGATTTTTTCCGATCGCCAGCTCTATCAACCGGGGGAAAGTGCCTGGTTTACGGTGACCACCCAGCAACTGGTGGGGGGACAATTGCGCCTGGATGACCAGCCCTACGCGGTGACGGTGACGGATCCCGATGGCACCGATATCGTCCTGGGGGAACGCAGCCCCAATGCCTATGGCAGTCTCAGCCTCAAATGGGCACTGCCCCCGGATCAAGCCCTGGGGTTCTATCAGGTGCGGGCGGAACCGGTGGACTCGGCGGCGGACAGTGCCCCCATCCTCTATGGGGATTTCCAGGTGGCGGCCTTTAAGCCCCCCAATTTTGCCCTGGATCTGACCCTGGGGGCAGGCTCTGGGGATGGTGCTGGGGATGGTGCTGGGGATGGTGCTGGAGGCGAGGAAGGGTCAGCCGTGACGGCCCAGGCGGGGGACTCCGTGGTGGCCCAGGTGGCAGGCCGCTATTTATTTGGGGCACCGCTCCAGGGGGGCCAGGTGCAATACACGGTGACCCGTCGCCCCTTGGAGGACTTCGCCCCTCCGGGCTGGGAGGGCTACCACTTTGGCCGTCGCTGGTTTTGGCCAGAAGAACCCCCAGCGGTCACCTCCGAAGTCCTGCAAACCAAGGCGGTGCTGGATGACCAGGGCCAAGGCAGTCAGGGGGTGACCGTGGCGGCGGATCTGCCCTTTGCCATGGCCTACCGGGTCGATGCGGAGGTGCAGGATGTGTCCAATTTGGCAGTGGCCAGCAGCCAAACCTTTACGGCCCTCCCCAGCGATCGCCTGATCGGCATCCGTCATCCCTTTGTGGCGACAGCGGGGGAAGACCTGACGGTGGAGGTGATGGTAACCGATGCCCAGGGCCAGCCCCAGGGGGGAGACGGGGTGACCGTGACCCTGGAGCGCATGGACTATAGTTTTGCGCGGCGACTGTTGGCGGGCAGCGAGAGCGATCGCAACCAAGTGGACTATGTGGCGGTGGGGACTGGGACCGTGCGATCGGCCACCACCGCCCAAACCGTAACCCTGACGGCTCCAGAGCCGGGGGCATACCGCATTCGGGCTAATTTCAGCAAAAACCAGGGCAAAACCCCAGAAAATGCCACCGCCACCGCCACCGATAGCCAACTGTGGGTGACCGGCTCTGGCTCAGTGTTTTGGGGACAGCGGGACCGCGATCGCCTGCGCCTTACCCTAGACAAGGACACCTACCAGGTGGGGGATCGGGCCACTGCCTTGATCGAGTCCCCCTATGACCAGGGGGAACTATACGCCGCAGTGGTGCGGGATCGACCCCTCTGGCAACAGGTGACCTCGGTGGAGGGGGGTGCCCCCCAAATCCAGTTTGAGATCACCCCGGACATGATCCCCAACGCAGCCCTAGAGGTGGTCTTAGTGCGCCAAGGGGAGAGCCTGGATCAGGTGGCACCGGGGAGCGTGTCGGACTTAGTGCGCATTGGTTTCCAGCCCTTTAGCTTGGATCGATCGCCCCACTATCTCCAGGTGGAGATCCAGCCCCAAGCTCCCACCCCTACACCGGGCAGCAGCCAAACCCTCACCATCCGCCTCAGCGATGACCAGGGCCAACCCCAGGCGGGCCAGGTGACCCTGATGGTGGTCAATGAGGCGGTGCTGCAACTGACGGGCTACCGACCCCCGGATCTGGTGGAGACGGTCTATGGAGACCAACCGATCACCACCCGGTTCAATGACAACCGCTTTGATGTGGTGCTGGAAAGCCCCGCCTCGCCCCTGGAAAAAGGGTGGGGTTTTGGGGGCGGTTTTGGGGGCAGCAGTGCCGATACCCGACCCCGCAGCCAGTTCCGGCCCCTCGCCTATTTCAACCCCGCCCTGGAAACCGATGGCCAGGGTCAGGCCCAGGTGACCTTTGATCTCCCTGATGATCTGACCACCTGGCGGGTGATGGCGGTGGCCATTGCGCCCCAATCCCCGCCCGCTGGCAGCGTCAACCCGGCTCCTAATCCAGCCCCGTGGCGGTTTGGCACCGGGGACACCACCTTTGTCACCACCCTGCCCCTGATGGCCAATCCCCTCTTGCCCCAATTTGTGCGATCGGGGGATGTGCTGACCCTGGGGGTGGCGGTGACCAACAGCGGCGATCGCGGGGGCAAAGGCCAGCTTAATCTCAGCCTGGATCAGCCCCTGCAACTGGATCAGTTCCGTAATAAGCAGCAACGCAGAACCCAGGAAACCTTCAATCCCGGCACCCAAGCCTTCCGGTTTCCGGTGCAGGTGCAACCCTGGGGCGATGACAGCCCTAAAACGGCTCAGATCCAGTTTGAAGTGGCCCTAGGGTCCGATCGGGACACAGTGACCCTGGCCCTGCCCCTGCGGCAACAGACGGTGACGGAACAGGTGGTGGCAACGGGGGTGAGCGCCACCCGGGTCACCCTACCCCTAGCCAAAGGAAAGGGGGTAGATAGCCGCCTGGGGGGATTGGATCTATCCCTGGCCAGCACCTTGATCCCTGAAATTACGGCCCCGGCAGCGGTGACCCTGGGGGGCGATCGTCTGCCCCTGTTGGAACCGATCGCCAGCCAGTTAAGCATCGCCGCCAATCTCCAGATCCTAGGGCAGCGATCGGGCCAAACCTTCCCCGCCTTTGATCCCCCGGCACAAGCCGCCGCCGCCCTCCAGGCACTGGCTCCCCTCCAGCGATCCGATGGGGGCTTTGCCCTCTGGCCAGGAGCGGACCGGTCCGATCCCTTCGTCACCCCCTATGTGGCGGAAAGCCTAGCCCAGGCCCAGGCCGCAGGGTTGGCCGTTAGCCCCGATCTGCTGCGGACCCTGCGCCCCTATTTGGATGGATTGCTCAAGGATCCCGGTAAGTATGATGTCTGCGGCAACGATCGCTGCAAAGCCCAACTGCGCCTCGATGCCCTCACGGCCCTAGCCGCCCTGGGGGACACCCGCCAGGATTTCCTCGACAGCATTCTCCAGCAAGAGGCCCACCTCGATCCCGTCAGTCGCCTGCGCCTTGCCCGCTACCTGGGCCTGCTGTCCAACTGGCGCAGTCAAGCCGCCGATCTGCGGGCTGAACTCCAGGAACTGACCACCGCCAGCGCCCGCAGTGCTGTCCTCAATGTGCCTGCCCTCTGGTCTTGGCTCCAGTCTCCTCCGGTGTTGCAAGCCCAAGCCCTGCAACTGTTCACCACCGCTGCCCGAGGTTCAGGGGCGAATCCAGCAGGGGATCCAGTAGCGGATCAAGTGGCGAATCAAGACTTGCGCGATCGCCTGCTCCAGGGATTGCTAGATCTGCGGCGGGATGGCCATTGGGGCTGTTCCTATGACAACGCCCAAGCCCTCCAAGCCCTGGTGGCCTACGCTGCCACGGCGGATCCCCAGGCCCAAATCCAGGTGCAGGTGAACCTCGATCGCCGCTCCCTCCTGGACACCCAACTCAGCCCCAGTCAACCCACCGCCAGCCTGACGCTGCCCCAGGCCGATCTGCCCACCGGCACCAGCGATCTGGTGCTGGAACCCAGCGGGGGGGATCTCCATTACCTGACGGCTTACCGCTACCGTCCCCAGGGCCAACAACCGGGCCGCTACAACGGCATCCGCGTCACCCGCCAGATCCGCCCCGCCGGTGCCGATACGGTGCTGGCCAGCCAGGGACTCCAGGGAACCGAGATCCCGCTAAAGGTGCAGGCGGGCCAAGTGTTTGACATTGGGCTGGAGGTGATTAGCGATCGCCCCATCAACCATCTGCTGATCACCGATCCCCTCCCGGCGGGCTTCGAGGCGGTCAATACCAGTTTCCGCACCAGCAATCCCAGTGTCCAGGCCCGCAGTGATAGCTGGGAACTGAGCTATGAACAGCTCTATGGCGATCGGGTGTTGGCCTATGGTCAATCCCTGGATGCGGGGGTCTATGAGTTGCATTATTTGGTGCGATCGGTGACTCCCGGCACGTTCCACTGGCCCGGTGCCGAAGCCCACTTACAATACGCCCCGGAGGAGTTTGGCCGCACTGTGTCCAGCACTCTGATCGTCCAGGACTAGTTCGGGTTTTGTCCCTGGGGTTTGAGTTGAGATCCCCGGTTTCTGTCCCAAAATTTCAAGCTTTCGGCGTTCAGCATAGAAGAAACCGGGGATCCGGGGATCTGGTGAGATCCCCGGTTTCTGTCCCAAAATTTCAAGCTTTCGGCGTTCAGCATAGAAGAAACCGGGGATCCGGGGATCTGGTGAGATCCCCGGTTTCTGTCCCAAAATTTCAAGCTTTCGGCGTTCAGCATAGAAGAAACCGGGGATCCGGGGATCTGGTGAGATCCCCGGTTTCTATCCCAAAATTTCAAGCTTTCGGCGTTCAGCATAGAAGAAACCGGGGATCCGGGGATCTGGTGAGATCCCCGGTTTCTGTCCCAAAATTTCAAGCTTTCGGCGTTCAGCATAGAAGAAACCGGGGATCCGGGGATCTGGTGAGATCCCCGGTTTCTGTGCCAAAATTTCAACCCACATTCAGCAGGTTTCTAAGATAAACAGAAAATTAAGGGAACCCAGAGCCAGAGGGGGATAGAGCAAGATCAAGGGGATAGAGCTGTTCCTCCCTTGAGAGAGCAGGATGCTCAACTCAAGCAATAGTATTTTTGACAGTGGCTTCCCAAAAATCTCAAGACTAGACGTTGAAATTCAGTCAATTTAATCAAAGACTTGACCCCATCTATCAAGACTACATGAATCGATTGAAAACCCTGAAAAATCCATCGTAAAGTCGGTCGAGCAGTCGGCTTCCCTTTTTGATTGGGCACAGAAGCTTCAGCTTGTTGTAGTGCCATGCGAAGCTTTCGTTGTCCCAACGAATATACCAGTAAAGACAGAGCCATAATAAAAGCCAGAGCCATTATTCGACTCGTACTTTTGAGAAAAACACTAGAAGCAAAAAACAAAGGGTCTTTGATAAACCGAAACCCTCTTTCTGTTCCTTGTTGCTCTTTATAAAAGGATAAAGCTTGAAACGGAGACAACATTTCCGGGTCAAGATGATTCGTCGCTAAAATAAACCGCCCTGTTTGATTCTTGTAAGGTAAAATCAATGCCTCTGATTGCTCTAATGTGATTTGAGGATAATAGTAATATCCTTGAGGTTCTTCACCTGCTTTCGGTCTACCTGGATGACTATAAAAGGGTTTTTCTATGGTTTCTAATGCCTTGACTTCATGAAATTTCAGTTTCTTTTTGAACTGATTCACTGCTGCTGATGCATCCTCTTCACAAGCAAATCCCTTCTTAGTTGCTTGGGCAAACTCTTTCAGCTTTCTCTCTTTCTCTTTTGCAATATCCCGCTCTAATTTCTTCAGGTCCTCTTTTCGTCTTGGCTCGCTTTGGACGATAAACCACCTCTGCGTGATTCCTAAGTAGTCGCTGGTCACGCTCAGCAGTTTATATCGTTTGTCATTCTGGTCTTCAACAAACTCTTGCTCTTTTGAGCCTTGCAGCCATTTCTTTGCTTCTTTGATTGTAGCGGGAACTCTGACAATCCAATTCATCATCCCCCAATCTGTCTTCACGTTGTCTGGGGTATATCCTGCACTGTCCATGACAAAAAAGTTCATCTGGTTCCCATCCCATAACTTGATGAACTGTTTCATGATCCAATGTAAATGTTTGCCATCAGCTTCGTTCCCATCTCTGACGGCCATCATCAAGGGGATCCCTTCTGCCCCATTGGTCACTAATCCCATCATGATTTGCTTTAAGTCGGGTCGATGGTCTCGTGAATAGCCCTCCTTGACTTTAATGGGTTTTAGACCATCGTCTTCTTCCGCTTTGTCCCCTTTCTCCCCTTTTTCCCCCTCTTCCCCCTCTTCCTCTTCTGCTTCTCGCAAAACTCCGTCCTTGTATTCCCCTTCTACGGATAAGCTGGTGGTGTCGGCATGGCCGCTTGTGATTTCAACCCCAAACACTTTTACGGCTACCATCACGATTTGGACAAATAATTGGCTCACTCCATACTTAAAGATTTCATCTAAGGTTCTCCCTAAACGACTCTCATTGAGGTGTTCTGCTTTAATTCCTTCTCCGAGTAAGTGTTCAACGGCTTTCCCCTCGAAAAATTGAGAGAATAGATAAAATGGGCTGGTCAGAAAGCCCATGCAATTTAAGACCATTGCTTTGACGGCAATGCCAACACTAATCTTTTCGAGGGAATGGGGAGGAATTAGCTGGTCGATTAAGCCAACCAAATCCATTTCGTCCATGATTCCTGCTATTATTCCTAAATGGTCAATGTCTTTGACATCGATCTCTTGTTCTTTTAAGTTCATCTCTTAACCCCTTTTGTTTGTGAAATTCTTAAACATTTTATCCCTTTGAACAACCTGCTGAATGTGG
This window contains:
- a CDS encoding alpha-2-macroglobulin family protein, whose protein sequence is MEFKPDRPKRPRFRRPRSFSSVLHRWVLHRWVLPQFGGPRSPRRPWGAHPPSLRIPPVRRFGLFFSLSLVCTLILAACQPGSSNRISSITPPVISQEALPWVAALPDPLLPDWITAITPQGQAEPLAQIRVTFQEPLIPLEQLGSDDQQDVLQHFRLDPPLGGQFRLLTPRMVGWQGDQALPLATRLRITLTAGLGDLGDHRLDQDLAWTVETPGIKLSDLPQTEPEEDGQRPQYLDREPTLSLRSNVPLRVSSLQNHAHLQGSDGSTVALDIALDPEAETRNQDSAAAQYDPAQAQWRYLLSPQQPLALATAYTLTLDPGLEPAGGNLVSTDTYRSNVSTYSPLRFEELGSFGQPDGFSAAGRFEAGGPELRFNNGLDRESIAPNLSLDPPALADLVLVQAYDGDPSFRLNPWALVPGQRYHITLGGNLKDEYGQTLGEPVTLTYTPSDAVPDLWAPEGLSIFPAGQAIALQVSSINLDQGYRAVTRVLSPQDVINLDVDYPQDQADELLPPVAQWNRVDPQGDRNQPQDTTLPLAQVLGQNTGVLAYGIQGQTYQYEQDGALQWREPSFYGVAQLTNLGLFAQWFPGSGLVRVHHLDTGKAAAGVAVQVYGSDRSAPLQSTPPPCATGRSDATGTVAFSGPELEGCYRSAQALEDYPGAGPSLVVIAQEGQDWAFTHTPPDSGSSGFGTYTAWDGGQVLPRGVIFSDRQLYQPGESAWFTVTTQQLVGGQLRLDDQPYAVTVTDPDGTDIVLGERSPNAYGSLSLKWALPPDQALGFYQVRAEPVDSAADSAPILYGDFQVAAFKPPNFALDLTLGAGSGDGAGDGAGDGAGGEEGSAVTAQAGDSVVAQVAGRYLFGAPLQGGQVQYTVTRRPLEDFAPPGWEGYHFGRRWFWPEEPPAVTSEVLQTKAVLDDQGQGSQGVTVAADLPFAMAYRVDAEVQDVSNLAVASSQTFTALPSDRLIGIRHPFVATAGEDLTVEVMVTDAQGQPQGGDGVTVTLERMDYSFARRLLAGSESDRNQVDYVAVGTGTVRSATTAQTVTLTAPEPGAYRIRANFSKNQGKTPENATATATDSQLWVTGSGSVFWGQRDRDRLRLTLDKDTYQVGDRATALIESPYDQGELYAAVVRDRPLWQQVTSVEGGAPQIQFEITPDMIPNAALEVVLVRQGESLDQVAPGSVSDLVRIGFQPFSLDRSPHYLQVEIQPQAPTPTPGSSQTLTIRLSDDQGQPQAGQVTLMVVNEAVLQLTGYRPPDLVETVYGDQPITTRFNDNRFDVVLESPASPLEKGWGFGGGFGGSSADTRPRSQFRPLAYFNPALETDGQGQAQVTFDLPDDLTTWRVMAVAIAPQSPPAGSVNPAPNPAPWRFGTGDTTFVTTLPLMANPLLPQFVRSGDVLTLGVAVTNSGDRGGKGQLNLSLDQPLQLDQFRNKQQRRTQETFNPGTQAFRFPVQVQPWGDDSPKTAQIQFEVALGSDRDTVTLALPLRQQTVTEQVVATGVSATRVTLPLAKGKGVDSRLGGLDLSLASTLIPEITAPAAVTLGGDRLPLLEPIASQLSIAANLQILGQRSGQTFPAFDPPAQAAAALQALAPLQRSDGGFALWPGADRSDPFVTPYVAESLAQAQAAGLAVSPDLLRTLRPYLDGLLKDPGKYDVCGNDRCKAQLRLDALTALAALGDTRQDFLDSILQQEAHLDPVSRLRLARYLGLLSNWRSQAADLRAELQELTTASARSAVLNVPALWSWLQSPPVLQAQALQLFTTAARGSGANPAGDPVADQVANQDLRDRLLQGLLDLRRDGHWGCSYDNAQALQALVAYAATADPQAQIQVQVNLDRRSLLDTQLSPSQPTASLTLPQADLPTGTSDLVLEPSGGDLHYLTAYRYRPQGQQPGRYNGIRVTRQIRPAGADTVLASQGLQGTEIPLKVQAGQVFDIGLEVISDRPINHLLITDPLPAGFEAVNTSFRTSNPSVQARSDSWELSYEQLYGDRVLAYGQSLDAGVYELHYLVRSVTPGTFHWPGAEAHLQYAPEEFGRTVSSTLIVQD
- a CDS encoding IS1634 family transposase, encoding MNLKEQEIDVKDIDHLGIIAGIMDEMDLVGLIDQLIPPHSLEKISVGIAVKAMVLNCMGFLTSPFYLFSQFFEGKAVEHLLGEGIKAEHLNESRLGRTLDEIFKYGVSQLFVQIVMVAVKVFGVEITSGHADTTSLSVEGEYKDGVLREAEEEEGEEGEKGEKGDKAEEDDGLKPIKVKEGYSRDHRPDLKQIMMGLVTNGAEGIPLMMAVRDGNEADGKHLHWIMKQFIKLWDGNQMNFFVMDSAGYTPDNVKTDWGMMNWIVRVPATIKEAKKWLQGSKEQEFVEDQNDKRYKLLSVTSDYLGITQRWFIVQSEPRRKEDLKKLERDIAKEKERKLKEFAQATKKGFACEEDASAAVNQFKKKLKFHEVKALETIEKPFYSHPGRPKAGEEPQGYYYYPQITLEQSEALILPYKNQTGRFILATNHLDPEMLSPFQALSFYKEQQGTERGFRFIKDPLFFASSVFLKSTSRIMALAFIMALSLLVYSLGQRKLRMALQQAEASVPNQKGKPTARPTLRWIFQGFQSIHVVLIDGVKSLIKLTEFQRLVLRFLGSHCQKYYCLS